One Tamlana carrageenivorans genomic region harbors:
- a CDS encoding ISAon1 family transposase N-terminal region protein produces the protein MEISKDLLSLLLPDFLVAHFSFKSSSSTEDKLRLYFEEKNIVPNSFKTRKVESKGFHKEIIIEDFPLRGKLVYLHLKRRRWRDVDTKETLQRDWNNVAKGTRMTTEFAAFLKEINR, from the coding sequence GTGGAAATTTCTAAAGATTTATTATCCTTATTACTACCTGATTTTCTGGTAGCTCATTTTAGTTTTAAAAGTAGTTCTTCAACAGAAGATAAACTTCGGTTGTATTTCGAAGAGAAGAACATTGTCCCAAATAGTTTTAAAACACGTAAAGTAGAATCTAAAGGTTTTCATAAAGAAATAATTATCGAGGATTTTCCACTTAGAGGGAAACTAGTTTATCTGCATTTAAAGCGCCGCAGATGGCGTGATGTAGACACAAAAGAAACCCTGCAAAGAGACTGGAATAATGTAGCAAAAGGCACTCGTATGACCACCGAGTTTGCCGCTTTTTTAAAAGAAATTAATCGATAA
- a CDS encoding type I restriction-modification system subunit M, with protein sequence MTSNNQRAELHNQIWKIANDVRGSVDGWDFKHFVLGTLFYRFISENFSNYIEAGDESINYASISDAIITPEIKEDAIKTKGYFIYPSQLFVNIANGANDNENLNTDLAAIFSAIESSANGYPSEDDIKGLFADFDTTSNRLGNTVENKNSRLAKVLKGVESLNLGKFEDNQIDLFGDAYEFLISNYAANAGKSGGEFFTPQSVSRLIAQLAMHKQDKVNKIYDPAAGSGSLLLQAKKHFDSHIIEDGFYGQEINHTTYNLARMNMFLHNVNYDKFHIVLGDTLENPQLGDDKPFDAIVSNPPYSVKWKGSDDPTLINDDRFAPAGVLAPKSKADFAFVLHALSYLSSKGRAALVCFPGIFYRGGAEQKIRKYLVDNNYVETVISLAPNLFFGTSIAVNILVLSKSKTDTKTQFIDVSGEDFFKKETNNNVLYDNHIEQIMQMFDTREEVAHIATTIDNAKIAENDYNLSVSSYVEAKDNREKINITELNKEVAITVKKIDQLRADIDKIVKEIEA encoded by the coding sequence ATGACAAGCAACAACCAAAGAGCCGAATTACATAATCAAATTTGGAAAATAGCCAACGATGTTCGTGGTTCAGTAGATGGATGGGATTTTAAACACTTCGTATTAGGAACCCTATTCTACCGTTTCATCAGTGAGAATTTTAGCAATTATATTGAAGCTGGAGATGAAAGCATTAACTATGCAAGCATATCAGACGCTATCATTACACCAGAAATAAAAGAGGATGCCATAAAAACAAAAGGCTACTTTATCTATCCAAGCCAGTTGTTTGTAAACATTGCCAATGGTGCTAACGATAACGAAAATCTAAACACAGATTTAGCTGCCATATTCTCAGCTATAGAAAGTTCAGCAAATGGTTACCCCTCAGAAGATGATATTAAAGGTTTATTTGCCGATTTTGATACCACAAGTAACCGTTTAGGGAATACCGTAGAAAATAAAAACAGCCGTTTAGCAAAAGTTTTAAAGGGCGTAGAAAGTTTAAATCTTGGTAAGTTCGAGGATAACCAGATAGACCTATTTGGTGATGCCTATGAGTTTCTAATCTCTAATTATGCAGCCAACGCAGGAAAATCTGGTGGTGAGTTTTTTACGCCGCAAAGTGTATCTCGGTTAATTGCACAATTAGCCATGCACAAGCAGGACAAAGTCAATAAAATTTACGACCCTGCAGCAGGTTCTGGTTCTTTGCTCTTGCAAGCTAAAAAACATTTCGATAGCCATATTATTGAAGATGGATTTTACGGACAAGAAATAAACCATACTACCTATAACTTGGCGCGTATGAATATGTTTTTACATAATGTGAATTACGACAAGTTTCATATCGTGTTAGGAGATACGTTAGAAAACCCACAATTAGGCGATGATAAGCCTTTTGATGCCATTGTATCTAATCCGCCATATTCTGTAAAATGGAAAGGTAGCGACGACCCTACACTTATTAACGACGACCGTTTTGCACCTGCAGGTGTATTAGCCCCAAAATCTAAAGCAGATTTTGCTTTTGTATTACATGCTTTAAGTTACCTATCTAGTAAAGGTAGAGCAGCCTTGGTGTGTTTTCCAGGTATTTTTTACCGTGGTGGCGCAGAGCAAAAAATAAGAAAGTATTTAGTAGATAATAACTATGTAGAAACGGTTATCTCGCTAGCACCTAACCTGTTTTTTGGTACATCTATAGCAGTAAACATCTTAGTGCTTTCTAAAAGTAAAACCGATACCAAAACCCAGTTTATAGATGTAAGTGGTGAAGATTTCTTTAAAAAAGAAACCAATAATAATGTGCTATACGATAACCATATCGAACAGATTATGCAAATGTTCGATACTAGAGAAGAAGTAGCACACATTGCCACGACCATAGACAATGCTAAAATAGCCGAAAACGATTATAACCTTTCAGTAAGTAGTTATGTAGAAGCGAAAGACAATAGAGAAAAAATAAATATTACAGAACTGAATAAAGAAGTCGCTATTACAGTAAAAAAGATAGACCAACTACGTGCCGATATTGATAAAATTGTAAAGGAAATTGAAGCATGA
- a CDS encoding Fic family protein, protein MTDFSRDTPYNSLPLLPPKQTLETTKVLRKTIDASRALAQLNGMLTNLPNPTLFLDTIHLQEAKASSEIENIITTNDDLYKSLVADKKFDNPATKEVLSYKEALWNGLHDIEKRPFISTNLCIDIVRSIKKNTAGIRTTPGTALKNAKGETIYTPPTGETVIREKLANLEAFINENDTIDPLIKMALMHYQFEAIHPFSDGNGRTGRILLLLYLKLEKLLDTPAIYLSEYIIKNKADYYNKLREVTENNDWESWILYMLEMVEYTAKKGLKRLKDVTELMEQMTSEIKEKLPNAYTKELVEILFRLPYTKRQFLIDEKLGTPKTVGNYLMDLEAAGFLTSEKVGKEKLYLNHRLMAVLEQA, encoded by the coding sequence ATGACAGATTTTAGTAGAGATACGCCTTATAATAGCTTACCGCTATTGCCTCCAAAACAAACATTAGAAACAACAAAAGTTTTACGAAAAACTATTGATGCCAGTAGAGCATTAGCACAGCTTAATGGTATGCTCACTAATTTGCCAAACCCAACATTATTTTTAGACACTATTCATTTACAAGAGGCAAAAGCAAGTTCCGAAATAGAAAACATTATTACCACTAACGATGATTTATACAAATCTTTAGTTGCCGATAAAAAGTTTGATAACCCGGCTACAAAAGAAGTGCTAAGTTATAAAGAAGCGCTTTGGAATGGATTACATGATATAGAAAAGCGCCCTTTTATTAGCACAAATTTATGTATAGATATTGTACGAAGCATTAAAAAAAACACGGCAGGAATAAGAACAACTCCTGGTACTGCTCTAAAAAATGCTAAAGGGGAAACGATATACACACCACCAACAGGAGAAACGGTTATAAGGGAGAAATTAGCCAATTTAGAAGCGTTTATTAATGAAAATGATACCATAGACCCATTAATAAAAATGGCGTTAATGCATTATCAATTTGAAGCCATACACCCTTTTAGTGATGGTAATGGTAGAACAGGACGCATCTTGTTATTACTCTATTTAAAACTAGAGAAACTATTAGACACACCTGCAATTTATTTAAGCGAGTATATAATAAAAAACAAAGCAGATTATTATAATAAACTACGTGAAGTTACCGAAAATAATGATTGGGAATCGTGGATATTATATATGCTAGAAATGGTTGAATATACCGCTAAAAAAGGTTTAAAACGTTTAAAAGATGTGACCGAGTTAATGGAGCAAATGACATCTGAAATTAAAGAAAAATTACCTAACGCATATACTAAAGAACTCGTAGAGATACTATTTAGATTACCATACACCAAACGACAATTTTTAATTGATGAAAAATTAGGAACTCCTAAAACAGTAGGGAATTATTTAATGGACTTAGAAGCTGCAGGCTTTTTAACATCCGAAAAAGTAGGTAAAGAAAAACTATATCTCAATCATAGATTAATGGCTGTTTTAGAGCAGGCTTAA
- a CDS encoding ISAon1 family transposase has product MANLYGLDGKKLQRQYRDYLSEFKDWEYLEQSTKWLVYPQNIGKRLSIDEIALSQGELYTVVTNKKAKGRAGSIVAIISGTKSEEVIKYLKKIPEGKRRLVEEITLDMAGSMKLIAKKSFPRAVQVIDRFHVQQLASDAVQDIRVKYRWQALELENEAIKTAKNNNYQYRAEVFSNGDTRKQLLARSRYLLFKSPDKWTSSQKERAGILFMQYPMIKEAYDLSNQLRVIYNTCTDKNIAMTKLALWYNQIENSGFKSFRVVMNTISLNYRGILNYFDNRITNAAAESFNAKIKAFRQQLRGVRNKEFFLFRLAQIYA; this is encoded by the coding sequence ATAGCTAATTTGTATGGTTTAGATGGTAAAAAGCTACAGCGCCAATATCGAGATTATTTAAGTGAATTTAAAGATTGGGAATACCTTGAGCAATCCACCAAATGGTTAGTCTACCCTCAAAATATTGGCAAACGATTATCTATAGATGAAATAGCACTTTCACAAGGAGAGTTATACACCGTAGTAACCAATAAAAAAGCCAAAGGTAGAGCAGGTTCTATTGTAGCTATTATTTCAGGAACTAAGTCTGAAGAGGTTATTAAATATCTTAAAAAGATACCTGAAGGCAAGCGGAGGTTGGTAGAAGAAATAACCTTAGATATGGCCGGTAGCATGAAACTAATTGCAAAGAAGAGCTTCCCAAGAGCCGTGCAAGTCATTGATCGCTTTCATGTACAACAACTAGCTTCTGATGCTGTACAAGACATTAGAGTAAAATACCGCTGGCAAGCTCTAGAACTAGAAAATGAGGCTATCAAGACAGCTAAAAATAATAACTACCAGTATCGAGCAGAAGTATTTAGTAACGGGGATACGCGCAAACAACTGCTAGCACGAAGTAGGTATCTTCTATTCAAAAGTCCTGACAAATGGACTAGTTCCCAAAAGGAAAGGGCAGGAATTTTATTCATGCAATACCCTATGATAAAGGAAGCTTATGACTTGTCAAACCAGCTAAGAGTAATTTATAATACTTGTACAGACAAAAATATAGCAATGACTAAATTGGCACTTTGGTACAATCAAATTGAAAATAGTGGCTTTAAAAGCTTTAGAGTTGTTATGAACACAATCTCCCTAAATTACAGGGGAATATTAAACTATTTTGACAACAGAATTACCAATGCGGCCGCTGAATCTTTTAATGCAAAGATCAAAGCCTTTAGACAACAACTTAGAGGTGTGAGAAATAAGGAATTCTTCCTCTTTAGATTAGCACAAATTTATGCCTAG